In Necator americanus strain Aroian chromosome IV, whole genome shotgun sequence, the following proteins share a genomic window:
- a CDS encoding hypothetical protein (NECATOR_CHRIV.G16462.T1), with protein sequence MQESSPFLISVEEVVSNTSTDGPPTSSPLELPPLGGHQDRPTPSSTTSSEMFVDVAGDVAGGGLRFPLSIRRSQFSTTPMLTISLRRHAHSSRATAAYDAAT encoded by the coding sequence ATGCAAGAATCATCGCCATTCCTTATCTCCGTGGAAGAAGTGGTCTCCAACACTTCGACGGACGGGCCACCCACATCGTCGCCGCTCGAGCTCCCGCCGCTAGGAGGTCATCAGGACCGGCCGACTCCCAGCAGCACGACGTCTTCTGAGATGTTTGTGGATGTCGCGGGCGATGTCGCAGGCGGCGGCTTGCGCTTTCCACTGAGTATCAGACGCAGCCAGTTCTCAACAACACCAATGCTCACAATTTCACTGCGTAGACACGCCCACTCGTCGCGGGCGACAGCCGCATACGACGCCGCAACCTAA